One Pyrus communis chromosome 13, drPyrComm1.1, whole genome shotgun sequence genomic window carries:
- the LOC137713494 gene encoding uncharacterized protein, giving the protein MVARSSPDWLPPGWSVQTRSQKRGRKIVFYTHLETGKKFFSKDDAMRYIKMQNTHGKKPQPTLVKIPDHSEEVPSQLEVDPTECPEWLPNGWKVELRTRQSGVQVGKEYKCYIDPFRECTFYSKPEVFRYLKTVKRKSSKSGTLTISSKRCITEKKAVTTMQLAKNVYVEKHHVEDLPPGWIKEIKVTKYANRFRRDPYYTDPDSGYVFRSKKDVIRYLETGEMSKYAFKPKNMCNNDLKLVNDDIAPSSTTKMQKHEPPVTRRQLSQPKVELSDRREGKRSLLEGEGSAIDPGKMSSARDEPVLTPAAYTLNENNSLEPVMEKSNVRRALVHSGKSKNKEMLNLSRRSSKRLARSRLELPETEISKLLDKGVSSESVVDFASTTDVIQEKHLTGNILEKCAKTKEDCSPDTSMEKSNVRRTPIDSSKSKNKEMLNLCRRFSKRLAGSRLELPETESFKLLDNRVPSENGLAFASTAGVVQQKNLTGNLLEKCAKTKEDCSPDTVMEKSNVRRTLVDSSKSKNKEKLNLSRRFSKRLAGSRLELLETEISELPDKMVPLVSGVAFTMTADVVQEKHLTNNMPEKCAKTKEDGSPSGSSHPKAELSERQEGERSLLEVVGSVIDPGKMMCAGNEPVLIPASYTLNENNSHKTVEKKSNVRKAPIGSSKSKNKEKLILSRRSSKRLAGLEPEEVANLASSERAVQAPTRKPSESDTSQDVGLASDLVNRASQQLGAASEAEVSYHALTGIKSVSHEDKMPIDDPVVPRAQQELETEKMDAEKPEPELSFLFGSDPCLEFAFKTLTGELPIADTVYNRSILRPAADMLHKKNLLDSGMEKNCSRNKSKKNKDLKLSSWSSKQYAGVQPELLANTTSKERAIRNATENSCQSIAIPAVDLADQASQPLEITPVVKLASRACTAIYNSMQEETSYKSVKVLEEHAVPQEKLQKFETEKAYVENPEPQFPFPFTDSWSDPCLDFAFKTLTGAIPLEDDYYQGYFQEKLDTSHNMTLSDFGSPSLFRSDNLPQFDLPEQSASGQQLSMNSAFLPSGNVSMPNCSGIGSGQQLSRNPSSLPAGNVSISNCSGVCSGQQLSMNSAFLPSGNVSMPNCGGIGSGQQSSRNPSSLPPGNVSMSNCSGVCSGQQLFRNPTSLPTGNLSISNCSGVCSGHQLSMNSSFQPAGNMSTSNFSAVCSGQQLSLNSSLLPAGSLVGSQWPCVDDYHGKVKS; this is encoded by the exons ATGGTGGCCAGGAGTTCGCCGGACTGGCTCCCGCCCGGATGGTCTGTCCAAACCAGATCCCAAAAGAGAGGTCGCAAAATTGTG TTTTATACCCATTTGGAAACTGGGAAAAAGTTCTTTTCTAAAGATGATGCTATGCGCTATATCAAAATGCAAAACACTCACGGCAAAAAGCCTCAGCCAACTTTGGTGAAAATCCCAGATCACTCAGAAGAAGTCCCTTCTCAA CTTGAAGTGGACCCAACGGAATGTCCTGAATGGTTGCCTAACGGTTGGAAAGTGGAGCTGAGGACACGACAGAGTGGTGTGCAAGTTGGAAAAGAATACAAG TGTTACATTGATCCCTTCAGAGAATGTACATTTTATTCCAAGCCAGAGGTATTTCGATATCTCAAAACTGTAAAACGGAAGAGCTCGAAGTCTGGAACTCTAACTATAAGCAGCAAGAGATGCATAACGGAAAAGAAGGCTGTCACTACCATGCAGTTGGCAAAAAAT GTTTATGTTGAGAAACATCATGTGGAGGATTTACCACCAGGATGGATAAAGGAGATCAAAGTTACAAAGTATGCAAATCGATTTAGAAGAGACCCG TATTACACAGATCCAGACTCTGGATACGTATTCCGCTCCAAAAAAGATGTTATTCGCTATCTTGAAACTGGAGAGATGAGTAAATATGCATTTAAACCCAAGAATATGTGCAATAATGATCTGAAGTTGGTTAATGATGATATTGCA CCATCATCTACCACCAAAATGCAAAAACATGAGCCCCCAGTCACGAGGAGACAGCTATCACAGCCAAAAGTTGAACTCTCTGACAGACGTGAAGGTAAAAGGTCATTGCTTGAAGGTGAAGGTTCTGCGATAGATCCAGGCAAAATGAGTTCTGCTCGAGATGAGCCTGTTTTGACTCCTGCTGCTTATACCTTGAATGAGAACAATTCACTTGAACCTGTGATGGAAAAAAGCAATGTGAGAAGAGCCCTAGTACACTCGGGCAAATCGAAAAACAAGGAAATGCTTAATTTGTCTCGTCGGTCCTCAAAACGACTTGCTAGGAGCAGGTTAGAACTACCAGAAACTGAAATCTCCAAGTTACTAGACAAAGGAGTATCCTCTGAAAGTGTAGTAGACTTTGCTTCAACAACTGATGTTATCCAAGAGAAGCATTTAACTGGGAACATACTGGAAAAATGTGCCAAAACTAAGGAAGATTGTTCTCCAGACACTTCAATGGAAAAAAGCAATGTCAGAAGAACCCCAATAGACTCGAGCAAATCAAAAAACAAGGAAATGCTTAATTTGTGCCGTCGGTTCTCAAAACGGCTTGCTGGGAGCAGGTTGGAACTACCAGAAACTGAAAGCTTCAAGTTGCTAGACAATAGGGTACCCTCTGAAAATGGACTGGCCTTTGCTTCGACAGCTGGGGTTGTCCAACAGAAAAATTTAACTGGGAACTTGCTTGAAAAATGTGCCAAAACTAAGGAAGATTGTTCCCCAGACACTGTGATGGAAAAAAGCAATGTCAGAAGAACCCTGGTAGACTCGAGCAAatcaaaaaacaaggaaaagctTAATTTGTCTCGCCGGTTTTCAAAACGACTTGCTGGGAGCAGGTTGGAACTACTGGAAACTGAAATTTCGGAGTTGCCAGACAAGATGGTACCCTTAGTAAGTGGAGTTGCCTTTACTATGACAGCTGATGTTGTTCAAGAGAAGCATTTAACTAATAACATGCCGGAAAAATGTGCCAAAACTAAGGAAGATGGTTCTCCAAGTGGGTCATCACACCCAAAAGCTGAACTCTCGGAGAGACAGGAAGGAGAAAGGTCATTGCTTGAAGTTGTAGGTTCTGTGATAGACCCAGGAAAAATGATGTGTGCTGGAAATGAGCCCGTTTTGATTCCTGCTTCTTACACCCTGAATGAGAATAATTCGCATAAGACTGTTGAGAAAAAAAGCAACGTCAGAAAAGCTCCAATAGGCTCGAGCAAAtccaaaaacaaggaaaaacttATTTTGTCTCGTCGGTCCTCAAAACGACTTGCTGGGCTTGAACCAGAGGAGGTTGCTAACTTGGCTTCCAGTGAACGAGCTGTTCAAGCTCCAACTAGGAAGCCTAGTGAAAGTGATACCAGTCAAGACGTAGGTTTGGCTTCAGATCTTGTAAACAGAGCATCTCAGCAGCTTGGGGCTGCATCAGAAGCAGAGGTTTCGTATCATGCTTTAACTGGCATAAAATCTGTATCTCATGAGGACAAGATGCCAATTGATGACCCAGTGGTTCCCAGAGCGCAACAAGAGCTGGAAACTGAGAAAATGGATGCTGAGAAGCCAGAGCCAGAGCTCAGCTTTCTGTTTGGTTCAGACCCATGCTTAGAATTCGCATTCAAAACACTTACAGGGGAATTGCCAATAGCTGATACTGTGTATAACAGATCTATTTTGAGACCTGCAGCTGATATGctgcataaaaaaaatttacttgaCAGTGGGATGGAAAAGAACTGCAGTAGAAACAAAtccaagaaaaataaagatcTTAAGTTGTCCAGTTGGTCTTCAAAACAGTACGCTGGGGTTCAACCTGAGCTGCTGGCTAATACTACATCCAAGGAACGAGCTATCCGAAATGCAACTGAAAATTCATGTCAAAGTATAGCCATCCCCGCTGTGGATTTGGCAGATCAAGCATCTCAACCGCTTGAGATTACACCAGTGGTGAAGCTTGCCAGTCGTGCTTGTACTGCTATATACAATTCAATGCAAGAGGAGACGTCATACAAGAGTGTGAAGGTTCTTGAAGAGCATGCTGTTCCTCAGGAGAAACTCCAGAAGTTTGAAACTGAGAAGGCATATGTTGAGAATCCAGAGCCAcagttccctttccctttcacGGATTCTTGGTCTGACCCATGCCTCGATTTTGCATTCAAGACTCTTACAGGTGCAATTCCATTAGAGGATGATTATTATCAAGGTTACTTCCAAGAAAAACTTGACACATCTCACAATATGACACTATCAGATTTTGGCTCACCTAGCTTGTTTCGAAGTGATAATTTGCCTCAGTTCGATCTGCCAGAACAATCTGCTTCTGGCCAACAGTTATCCATGAATTCTGCATTCCTGCCTTCAGGAAATGTGAGCATGCCGAATTGCAGTGGAATTGGTTCAGGTCAACAGTTATCTAGGAATCCTTCATCCCTCCCAGCAGGAAATGTGAGCATTTCAAATTGCAGTGGGGTTTGTTCAGGCCAACAGTTATCCATGAATTCTGCATTCCTGCCTTCAGGAAATGTGAGCATGCCGAATTGCGGTGGAATTGGTTCAGGTCAACAGTCATCTAGGAATCCTTCATCCCTCCCTCCAGGAAACGTGAGCATGTCAAATTGCAGCGGGGTTTGTTCAGGCCAACAGTTATTTAGAAATCCTACATCCCTCCCTACAGGAAACTTGAGCATTTCAAATTGCAGCGGGGTTTGTTCAGGCCACCAGTTATCCATGAATTCTTCATTCCAGCCCGCTGGAAACATGAGCACATCAAATTTCAGTGCGGTGTGTTCAGGCCAACAGTTATCTCTAAATTCTTCATTACTGCCTGCCGGAAGCTTGGTTGGTTCGCAGTGGCCTTGCGTAGATGATTATCATGGAAAGGTGAAGTCGTAG